GAGCACATTTTTAAAAACTATGGTGGGGCTTTTATACCCCACCTATGGTTTTGCTTGGATCAATGGTTTCTCCATTGGTACTATAGAATCAAAAAGGCAAATCGGATTTCTTCCTGAAAACTTTAAATATCATGATTGGATGACAGGAAAAGAATTGATGAAATTTCATGCAGAATTATGCAAAATGAAAAACCCATATAAAAAAATTGAAGAACTTTTTGAACTGGTTAAGCTTAAAGGACATGAAAACAAGAAGATAAAAAATTACAGCAAAGGTATGCAGCAAAGGATAGGACTTGCAATAGCACTTTTAAATGATCCAAAAGTAATCTTTTTAGATGAACCCACATCAGCCCTTGATCCTGTTGGTAGAATAGATGTTAGAGAGATAATAAAAAGACTAAAAGACGACGGCAAGACGGTATTTTTAAACAGTCACTTATTAAGTGAAGTGGAAATGGTATGCGATGAAGTCGCAATTATAAATCACGGGCATGTAATAGCAGAGGGAAAGCTTGAAAACTTGTTAAGCAAAAATACCTATGTAGAGATGGTTATATCAGATTATAATAGCGAATTAATCGAAAAGATTTCTAAGTTAGCATATGACGTTGTATTTAAAGATGGCAAACTTACATTTAAAGTAAAAGATAAAGACAGTATTCCTGAGATTGCAAAAATTGTGGTAGATTCCGGTGCAAAACTGTATCAATTGGATTCAAAAACAAGTTCATTGGAAGATCTGTTTATAAATATAGTTGGAAAGGATGAGGATGTATGCTGACAATAACGAAATACACCATCAAAGAGATGATTAAAAAGCGTGCATTCCTCCTAATTGCAATACTTACAGTAGGATATCTTTTTATTTATGGCTATGGATTAAGTTTAGCTTTTCATAACAACAATCAAGTTATAAACAATACGCCAAACATAGCTAAGATATTACTTGAATCACAGCTTCTCTCAGCAGGGCTTTACTTTTCAAATTTTATAATCGCATTTTTGATAGTACTTACATCTGTAGGTGCTGTGTCAGGCGATGTTGAAAGTGGTGCTATATATGCCTTACTGTATAAACCTCTAAAGAGGCATGAATACGTGCTTGGCAAATTTATAGGGCTTAGCATAATTATCACTGTATATAGCACATTGTTGTTTCTTTCAGTAATAGGACTTAATATCGCTTTTGGCACGAAAGTATACTTAGGATTAGGAAACGTCTTCCGTGCATTATTCTTTTTTGACCTTGGTCCAGTAGTCCTTTTATCATTAGTAGTCGCCTCAAGTTCAATAATGTCAACTGTAAATACAGGTGTTTTAGCTGTCATGACATACGGCATCGCAATGATAGGTGGCATTCTCGAACAAATGGGATCATTTTTCACAGATGCGACAAGTCAAGGTCTTTCAAATGTTGGTATTATCACAAGCTTAATTTTACCTACAGATGTGATATTTAGAAAGATGAATGCAGAGCTTCTCACTCAAAATATAGGCTTAAGCTTTCTTGCCCAAGGGCCTTTTGGCGGTACTTCACAGCCAAGTCCTATTATGTTTGTGTATATCATCTTCTACGTTTGTTTTTTGCTGTATTACGGAACAAAGAAATTTGAAAAAAGAGATTTGTGATAGTTATAAAATCAATCCCAGCCCTATAGCGATTATCTCTGCAATATTCATCATCAAAAAGTTTTTGACAGACAGTGGAAATGTATCTTTCTTTGTCTGGACTTTGTAAAATTTTCTTATATTTTTATTTACAGGCGCAAATGTCAACAATACAATAAGCCCCAATAAAGGCAGCACCTTTAAAATCACAAGAGCCACTATGTCGATGTATGAAATATAGTATAAAGCCTTAAATAATTTTAGGGCTTTTTCTTTTCCTATGTAAATAGGCAGTGTATAGCGCCTGTTTTCTAAATCGTCCTCAATATCGCATATGTTGTTTGCCAACATGATATTGGCAATCCCCATCACCGCCGGTAACGACATGAAGAAAATTTTTAGTACAACAAGCACATTAAACCATACATTCAAAATGCCATCGCTGTATGTAACATAAGCTATATTTTTGTCGTACACATGGATAAAAACAGATAAAAATACAATCACAAATCCCATAAAAAAGCCTGAAAAAATCTCCCCTAATGGCATCCTGGATATAGGTATAGGTCCAAATGAATACAAAATACCAACTGCAAATGACATCATGCCGATTAGAAGCACTACTAAGTTTGTACGCAAATACAGTGCAAATCCTGACACAGATGCTATAAGAAGAAGTACAACTATAGTTATTACAACAGTTGTCTCGGATAGATTGTCCCTTACAATTGCATTGTGCTTCTCATAATTATACCCGTAAGTTTTATTTGCCTTTTTATAATCCATATAATTATTAATTGCGGTAGTAACCATATCAAACGATATTAGGGAAATAAACATAATTAAAAAATTAACAACTTTGAATTCATGAAAAGCATACAGTGCATATACAGTTCCCAACATAAACGGTGTCACGCTGGCAGCCTTCGTCTGTATCTCAACTAATTTTAAAAAACTCCTTACTGTCATATTATTTCCACTTCCTCCTTTTTTCCTTTTGATTTTATTTTAACATCAAATCACAATTAAAAAAATACCAACATTTCTAATCATCTCAAATTTTTCAATCCATCCACACAATATCCATATCCTTTCCAAGTACAATTACGGCATATATCATTCATAATATCTTCAGTCATAAATAACTTTATATTGGTCGCAATCTCGCTATATTTCATTGATTCTCCGGGTCTTATTTGAATGCTTTCGAGCACAGCATCATCCATCTCTTTAATGCTGTCTTTATGATGTTCATTTTTGCACACGCCAGAGAAATTATTGGGGCATTTCTCGCAAATGTTATCCACACTATCCACAAGCTTTATCAACACATCATCGTCATTTTTAAGCTTTTCAACGACTTTATCCATGTTTTTGATAAATTCCTCATCATATCCCAAGCCTTTAAAGCCTAACATACACAAAAGATGATGACCTCTTATAATCATGTAAAAACCCCCTAAAATTTGCATAATAAAATAATACACAATGATTATACTACATTTTAAGGAGTTGATATTATGATAAGAAAAAGCAAAAAATATTATAAAGAACCTATTGAAAAGCATGAAACAGCCTCATGGGCGAATATTAAAGAAAATGCCAGCAAGGCAAAAGTACCTATCCCAAATGAAATAGAAGTCATAAACGCAAAAGAATGGGTAGATGAAAACGAAAAGTAAAAGTATGGCCTCAGCAACCGAGGCCATACTTTTTAAAGTTGTGAAAGAGACTTGTAGATTTCAAATCTTTCTTTTGCGTCTTTTGAAGACTCATCATACAGCTTTTGCGCCAAATCCGGGAAAAGTGTTTCTAATGATGAATACCTTATTTCGCCTTTTAAGAAGTCTATGTAAGACGCTGTCGGTTCTTTCGAATCCAATATAAATGGATTTTTCCCTTCGGCTTTAAGCTCTGGGTTGTACCTATAAAGATGCCAATACCCCGCATCGACAGCTTTTTTCTCTTCTCTAATGCTTGTACCCATTCCTGATTTTATCCCATGATTTATACATGGAGAGTAGGCGATTATAAGTGAAGGGCCTTTATATTTCTCCGCTTCAGCAATTGCCCTCACCGTATGATTCATATTTGCACCCAAGGCAATCTGAGCCACATAGACGTATCCATAGCTCATAGCCATCAAACCTAAATCCTTCTTCTTTATTTTTTTGCCGGATGCTGCGAATTTTGCAATAGCCGCTGTAGGTGTAGATTTTGACGACTGACCTCCTGTATTTGAGTAAACTTCAGTATCCAGCACAAGCACATTTACATCTTCTCCAGATGCCAACACATGATCCAGCCCTCCAAAACCTATATCATACGCCCACCCATCACCACCTATTATCCAATGGGACTTCTTGACAAGGTAATCTTTCAGTCTGTATATCTCCTGTACTATTTTATTAGATTTTAAATTTTCACGGCTAATTATATTTATGATTTTACTTGATGCAAGTTGAGATGCTTCACCATCATCCTTATTGTTTAGCCATTCTACAAAAGCATTTTTCAATTCATCAGGTATCTGAGTTTTAAGCGCTTCAGAGATTAATTCCCCAAGCCTCTGCCTTATTTTCTTGTTTGCGAGATATATGCCATATCCGTACTCTGCATTGTCCTCAAAAAGAGAATTTGCCCACGCAGGTCCTTTGCCTAAATCATTAGTTGTATATGGTATTGATGGTGCGCTTCCGCCGTATATTGAAGAACACCCTGTAGCATTTGCTATTATCATCCTATCGCCAAACAACTGCGTCAATAGCTTTATATAAGGAGTCTCTCCACAGCCAGGGCACGCTCCATTAAATTCAAAGAGAGGCTTACAAAACTGGCTGCCTTTCAATGTAGTCTTTTCCATCACATTATCTTTTGGCTTAATCTTTACAGCAAACTCCCAATTGTCAACCTGATTTTCTATTTCTCCCTCTGCTGGCATCATCACAAGTGCCTTTCCAGGTGCTGGGCACACATCCGCACAGTTGCCACATCCTGTACAGTCTAAGGGACT
The nucleotide sequence above comes from Thermoanaerobacterium sp. PSU-2. Encoded proteins:
- a CDS encoding ABC transporter ATP-binding protein, with translation MILETQNLTKQFNGKGGFKDVNISIDSGMVFGFLGPNGAGKSTFLKTMVGLLYPTYGFAWINGFSIGTIESKRQIGFLPENFKYHDWMTGKELMKFHAELCKMKNPYKKIEELFELVKLKGHENKKIKNYSKGMQQRIGLAIALLNDPKVIFLDEPTSALDPVGRIDVREIIKRLKDDGKTVFLNSHLLSEVEMVCDEVAIINHGHVIAEGKLENLLSKNTYVEMVISDYNSELIEKISKLAYDVVFKDGKLTFKVKDKDSIPEIAKIVVDSGAKLYQLDSKTSSLEDLFINIVGKDEDVC
- a CDS encoding ABC transporter permease subunit; this translates as MLTITKYTIKEMIKKRAFLLIAILTVGYLFIYGYGLSLAFHNNNQVINNTPNIAKILLESQLLSAGLYFSNFIIAFLIVLTSVGAVSGDVESGAIYALLYKPLKRHEYVLGKFIGLSIIITVYSTLLFLSVIGLNIAFGTKVYLGLGNVFRALFFFDLGPVVLLSLVVASSSIMSTVNTGVLAVMTYGIAMIGGILEQMGSFFTDATSQGLSNVGIITSLILPTDVIFRKMNAELLTQNIGLSFLAQGPFGGTSQPSPIMFVYIIFYVCFLLYYGTKKFEKRDL
- the menA gene encoding 1,4-dihydroxy-2-naphthoate polyprenyltransferase — encoded protein: MTVRSFLKLVEIQTKAASVTPFMLGTVYALYAFHEFKVVNFLIMFISLISFDMVTTAINNYMDYKKANKTYGYNYEKHNAIVRDNLSETTVVITIVVLLLIASVSGFALYLRTNLVVLLIGMMSFAVGILYSFGPIPISRMPLGEIFSGFFMGFVIVFLSVFIHVYDKNIAYVTYSDGILNVWFNVLVVLKIFFMSLPAVMGIANIMLANNICDIEDDLENRRYTLPIYIGKEKALKLFKALYYISYIDIVALVILKVLPLLGLIVLLTFAPVNKNIRKFYKVQTKKDTFPLSVKNFLMMNIAEIIAIGLGLIL
- a CDS encoding DUF1284 domain-containing protein, with translation MIIRGHHLLCMLGFKGLGYDEEFIKNMDKVVEKLKNDDDVLIKLVDSVDNICEKCPNNFSGVCKNEHHKDSIKEMDDAVLESIQIRPGESMKYSEIATNIKLFMTEDIMNDICRNCTWKGYGYCVDGLKNLR
- a CDS encoding DUF3787 domain-containing protein, which produces MIRKSKKYYKEPIEKHETASWANIKENASKAKVPIPNEIEVINAKEWVDENEK